The proteins below are encoded in one region of Helianthus annuus cultivar XRQ/B chromosome 2, HanXRQr2.0-SUNRISE, whole genome shotgun sequence:
- the LOC110920898 gene encoding serine/threonine-protein kinase WNK8 isoform X2 produces MLLKDVLTIVTLGYKGFDEVEGIEVAWNQVMLDDAMQSPEHLERVYSEVHLLRTLKHVNIIKSYVSWVDDEKKTINMITELFTSGNLRQYRKKHKSVDLKAIKNWARQILRGLAYLHSHEPPIIHRDLKCDNIFVNGNHGEVKIGDLGLATLMLRPTAKSLIGTPEFMAPELYEEEYNELVDIYSFGMCILELITCEYPYSECKNQAQIYKKVTSGIKPAGLSKVKDPQVKEFIEKCLVPLPQRLPASELLKDPFLAPESIKEYINEPVKFDLVNLPTPDSSAMDIDCNDNKISPGSSCIKSNTSVPCLTSHELQCLNERNDIRLKGEKNEDNSVMLTLRIADFSGSVRNIHFPFYLDSDTAHIIAQEMVEQLDLLHEDVAVIAELIDDMISKFVPTWKPSFKKSASSGGISSHEGSVIIQTGQTACEPVKVPQPENNGSDYSSSTYSGDWMKSSGTITSDSNSIPSDYEKDVCEDLKQELDAIEARYHHWYSELQKSREAAIEDAKRRWVSKKKESEF; encoded by the exons ATGTTGTTGAAAGATGTCCTCACAATCGTTACGTTAGG ATACAAGGGGTTTGATGAAGTTGAAGGAATCGAAGTTGCTTGGAACCAAGTGATGTTGGACGATGCTATGCAATCTCCTGAACATTTGGAGAGAGTTTATTCAGAGGTTCACTTACTAAGGACACTGAAACACGTCAACATAATCAAGTCATATGTTTCGTGGGTGGACGATGAGAAGAAAACTATCAACATGATCACCGAATTGTTCACCTCCGGGAATTTGAGGCA ATACCGCAAGAAGCATAAGAGTGTTGATTTGAAGGCTATCAAGAATTGGGCTCGACAGATCCTCCGAGGCTTGGCTTATCTTCACAGTCATGAACCGCCTATTATTCATAGAGATTTAAAATGTGACAATATATTCGTTAACGGAAATCATGGAGAAGTGAAGATCGGAGATCTAGGACTAGCAACTCTTATGCTACGGCCCACTGCCAAAAGCTTGATTG GGACTCCTGAGTTCATGGCGCCAGAGCTTTATGAAGAGGAATATAATGAACTCGTCGACATATATTCGTTCGGAATGTGCATACTGGAGCTGATTACTTGTGAATATCCTTACAGTGAGTGCAAAAATCAAGCACAGATATATAAGAAAGTTACTTCA GGTATAAAGCCTGCTGGTCTATCAAAAGTCAAAGATCCACAAGTCAAGGAGTTCATCGAAAAGTGTTTGGTCCCATTGCCTCAAAGGTTGCCTGCAAGCGAGCTTCTGAAAGATCCGTTTCTTGCCCCGGAAAGTATAAAAGAGTACATAAACGAGCCGGTCAAGTTTGACTTGGTTAACCTGCCGACACCCGACTCATCGGCCATGGACATTGACTGTAACGACAATAAGATATCACCTGGTAGCTCATGCATCAAGAGCAACACGAGCGTCCCGTGTTTGACGTCACATGAACTTCAGTGCCTCAATGAGAGGAATGATATCCGGTTGAAGGGCGAGAAGAATGAAGATAACTCTGTCATGTTAACCTTGAGAATAGCTGATTTCAGTG GTAGTGTGAGGAACATTCATTTCCCGTTTTATCTGGATTCTGATACTGCACACATAATAGCTCAAGAGATGGTCGAACAACTCGACCTCTTGCACGAAGACGTTGCTGTCATAGCGGAGCTGATCGACGACATGATCTCGAAGTTCGTGCCAACATGGAAACCTTCGTTTAAAAAATCCGCTTCTAGTGGTGGCATTAGTTCACATGAAGGTTCTGTAATCATTCAAACTGGTCAAACTGCATGTGAGCCCGTAAAGGTTCCTCAACCGGAAAACAACGGGTCGGATTATTCTTCATCTACGTATTCCGGTGATTGGATGAAGAGCTCGGGAACCATAACCAGTGATTCAAATTCAATACCGTCTGACTATGAGAAAGACGTGTGTGAAGATTTGAAGCAAGAGCTTGATGCAATCGAAGCGCGATATCATCATTGGTATAGTGAGTTACAGAAGTCTCGAGAAGCTGCGATTGAAGATGCGAAGAGGAGATGGGTTTCTAAGAAGAAAGAGTCGGAGTTTTGA
- the LOC110920905 gene encoding protein yippee-like At4g27745: MGEVVGPRLYSCCNCRNHVALHDDIISKAFQGRNGRAFLFSHAMNVSMGPKEDRNLMTGLHTVADVYCLDCREVLGWKYERAYEESQKYKEGKFILEKSKIDKENW; this comes from the exons ATGGGGGAAGTGGTTGGTCCAAGGTTGTACAGTTGCTGTAATTGTAGAAATCATGTGGCACTTCATGATGATATTATTTCTAAAGCTTTTCAG GGGAGGAATGGTAGAGCCTTCTTGTTCTCTCATGCAATGAATGTTTCAATGGGCCCGAAAGAAGACAGGAACTTGATGACCGGGCTCCACACGGTTGCTGACGTGTACTGCCTAGACTGTCGTGAGGTATTGGGTTGGAAATACGAACGGGCTTATGAGGAATCGCAGAAGTACAAGGAAGGCAAGTTCATTCTTGAGAAGTCCAAAATTGATAAAGAGAATTGGTAG
- the LOC110895070 gene encoding uncharacterized protein LOC110895070, whose product MRQGDPISPFLFVAVMEALYCLIVKAGEVGVFSGIQLPYDGSRLSHLFFADDVLIIGDWDENNALNIVRILRCFHACSSLKINLGKSNLYGIGVDYAEVGVVANVVGCIPDSLPFKYLGLKMGANMNRINNWRPVFDIFESRLALWKSAVLSFGGRVTLICSVLESLPTYYFSIYKAPVKVVSNLESFSGAVRARLENPLGGLG is encoded by the coding sequence ATGAGGCAAGGGGACCCTATCTCTCCTTTTTTGTTTGTTGCGGTTATGGAAGCGTTGTATTGCTTAATCGTCAAAGCTGGTGAGGTGGGCGTGTTTTCTGGTATTCAACTTCCATACGATGGTTCGAGGTTATCCCATTTATTTTTTGCTGACGATGTCCTTATTATTGGAGATTGGGATGAGAATAACGCCTTGAACATCGTTAGAATTTTGAGGTGCTTCCATGCCTGTTCTAGTTTGAAAATAAACCTTGGTAAGTCTAACTTATATGGTATTGGGGTTGATTATGCGGAAGTGGGGGTTGTGGCGAATGTGGTTGGCTGTATTCCTGATTCTCTCCCTTTTAAGTACCTTGGGCTTAAAATGGGGGCAAATATGAATCGCATCAATAATTGGAGACCAGTCTTTGACATTTTCGAGTCCAGGCTTGCTCTTTGGAAATCTGCGGTTCTATCCTTCGGTGGGAGAGTTACTCTTATATGTTCAGTCCTCGAGAGCCTGCCGACTTATTACTTTTCCATATATAAGGCACCTGTGAAGGTTGTTAGTAACCTGGAAAGTTTCTCTGGGGCGGTTCGAGCGAGGCTAGAAAACCCACTGGGTGGCTTGGGATAA
- the LOC110920898 gene encoding probable serine/threonine-protein kinase WNK10 isoform X1 translates to MGELGFEKLDLNSKMRPEVEDPDVVERCPHNRYVRYNEMLGRGAFKTVYKGFDEVEGIEVAWNQVMLDDAMQSPEHLERVYSEVHLLRTLKHVNIIKSYVSWVDDEKKTINMITELFTSGNLRQYRKKHKSVDLKAIKNWARQILRGLAYLHSHEPPIIHRDLKCDNIFVNGNHGEVKIGDLGLATLMLRPTAKSLIGTPEFMAPELYEEEYNELVDIYSFGMCILELITCEYPYSECKNQAQIYKKVTSGIKPAGLSKVKDPQVKEFIEKCLVPLPQRLPASELLKDPFLAPESIKEYINEPVKFDLVNLPTPDSSAMDIDCNDNKISPGSSCIKSNTSVPCLTSHELQCLNERNDIRLKGEKNEDNSVMLTLRIADFSGSVRNIHFPFYLDSDTAHIIAQEMVEQLDLLHEDVAVIAELIDDMISKFVPTWKPSFKKSASSGGISSHEGSVIIQTGQTACEPVKVPQPENNGSDYSSSTYSGDWMKSSGTITSDSNSIPSDYEKDVCEDLKQELDAIEARYHHWYSELQKSREAAIEDAKRRWVSKKKESEF, encoded by the exons ATGGGTGAACTAGGGTTTGAGAAATTGGATTTGAATTCGAAAATGAGACCGGAGGTTGAAGATCCTGATGTTGTTGAAAGATGTCCTCACAATCGTTACGTTAGG TATAATGAAATGCTGGGGAGAGGAGCATTCAAGACTGT ATACAAGGGGTTTGATGAAGTTGAAGGAATCGAAGTTGCTTGGAACCAAGTGATGTTGGACGATGCTATGCAATCTCCTGAACATTTGGAGAGAGTTTATTCAGAGGTTCACTTACTAAGGACACTGAAACACGTCAACATAATCAAGTCATATGTTTCGTGGGTGGACGATGAGAAGAAAACTATCAACATGATCACCGAATTGTTCACCTCCGGGAATTTGAGGCA ATACCGCAAGAAGCATAAGAGTGTTGATTTGAAGGCTATCAAGAATTGGGCTCGACAGATCCTCCGAGGCTTGGCTTATCTTCACAGTCATGAACCGCCTATTATTCATAGAGATTTAAAATGTGACAATATATTCGTTAACGGAAATCATGGAGAAGTGAAGATCGGAGATCTAGGACTAGCAACTCTTATGCTACGGCCCACTGCCAAAAGCTTGATTG GGACTCCTGAGTTCATGGCGCCAGAGCTTTATGAAGAGGAATATAATGAACTCGTCGACATATATTCGTTCGGAATGTGCATACTGGAGCTGATTACTTGTGAATATCCTTACAGTGAGTGCAAAAATCAAGCACAGATATATAAGAAAGTTACTTCA GGTATAAAGCCTGCTGGTCTATCAAAAGTCAAAGATCCACAAGTCAAGGAGTTCATCGAAAAGTGTTTGGTCCCATTGCCTCAAAGGTTGCCTGCAAGCGAGCTTCTGAAAGATCCGTTTCTTGCCCCGGAAAGTATAAAAGAGTACATAAACGAGCCGGTCAAGTTTGACTTGGTTAACCTGCCGACACCCGACTCATCGGCCATGGACATTGACTGTAACGACAATAAGATATCACCTGGTAGCTCATGCATCAAGAGCAACACGAGCGTCCCGTGTTTGACGTCACATGAACTTCAGTGCCTCAATGAGAGGAATGATATCCGGTTGAAGGGCGAGAAGAATGAAGATAACTCTGTCATGTTAACCTTGAGAATAGCTGATTTCAGTG GTAGTGTGAGGAACATTCATTTCCCGTTTTATCTGGATTCTGATACTGCACACATAATAGCTCAAGAGATGGTCGAACAACTCGACCTCTTGCACGAAGACGTTGCTGTCATAGCGGAGCTGATCGACGACATGATCTCGAAGTTCGTGCCAACATGGAAACCTTCGTTTAAAAAATCCGCTTCTAGTGGTGGCATTAGTTCACATGAAGGTTCTGTAATCATTCAAACTGGTCAAACTGCATGTGAGCCCGTAAAGGTTCCTCAACCGGAAAACAACGGGTCGGATTATTCTTCATCTACGTATTCCGGTGATTGGATGAAGAGCTCGGGAACCATAACCAGTGATTCAAATTCAATACCGTCTGACTATGAGAAAGACGTGTGTGAAGATTTGAAGCAAGAGCTTGATGCAATCGAAGCGCGATATCATCATTGGTATAGTGAGTTACAGAAGTCTCGAGAAGCTGCGATTGAAGATGCGAAGAGGAGATGGGTTTCTAAGAAGAAAGAGTCGGAGTTTTGA